Genomic segment of uncultured Desulfobacter sp.:
GTCTCAAGCACTTCGCGCCCCAGTTGCCGGGACTCTTCGGCGGTGTGGGCCAGGTCCGGCACCGATGAAATATCCCGGTTGATAATCTCGGCTTTGTCCTGGATTTTAAAAAATTTAAGAAATGAAAGATTCACGTCCACAAGGTTCAGATTCATATCCTGCCAGAAGACCAGGTGGGGGATATTATCCAGGATCAACTGCAACTGCATTTTGGATTTTTCCATGGCCAGGTTGGCCTTTTTTTTCTGGACCATGCTGACGGCCAAAAGCACCACCATGCTGGTCAGAACAAAAAGCCCTGAGATAATCAGCCAGAAAATCCCTCGGTTGAGCCGGTAAAAATCGTAGGGTTCATTTATGATTTGGCTACCCTCGGGCAGCAACGACATATCCGCCCCAAGTCGTTTGAGGACGTTATGGTCAAAAATATAGGCATGGCCTTCGGCTGTTTTCACAGGGATGTGAGCCGGATCTTCCCCGTCCAGAATGCGCAGGGCCAGCCGGGCAGCCGCCTTTCCCTGGGCCTGGCCCGAGGCCAACTTACCCCCTACAATACCGGTCCCCATGAGGAACTCCCAGGACGAGTACACGGGCCGGTCTGTGGCCCGGCAGATCATGGCGGCAATCTCTTGAATACTGTACAGGTTAGCGCCCGCCCCTTCAGATCCCCCGGGCACAATGTATAGCAGGGTATCCGGGGAGAGATTTTTCAGGTAATCGGGCGTACCGTTTTTTAGCGCCTGGAGTTGAAATCCGGTCTTAAAGGTAAAGGAAAAGTCAATTTTTTCCTGTTCAATGGTCTGGCGGATTTCACGAATAATGGCCCGGGAGGTGACGCTGTTACTTCCGATGATCACCATTTTCCGGGCGTTGGGATGCAGACGCCGGATGATATCCATATTTTCCTTGAACGCCACTGTCTCTGCGATCCCGGTAATGGCCGGCTGTCCCGCAATCATGGTAGGATGATAATCGTTAATGCCGCAAAACACAATGGGTACCCCGGCAAACAAGCCGGCCCGGTACTTCAGAGCAAAGTCCAGGGCATTGTTGTCCGACGTGATAATCACATCAAACCGGTCCCGGGCAAATTTGGCCTTAATATAGTTGAACAATATGGTCTGCATTTGTTCGTTTTCGTACCGCTTGGCATCCAGATACTCCATTTGAAAATTCAGACTCTGACTCTCCTTGGGAAGAACCTGGCGAATGCCCTCAAGGATGTTGTCGGACCATGCATATCCGTTGTTGTAGGAGTTCAGGTAAAGAATCCGCTGGTTTCTGCGGCCGGCGGTTTCCTGGGCTGCCGCACAGCAGACAATGGTTCCCGCAAGCAGGTACATGGCGACACTATATATGTAGTATTTAATCAAAAGTCTGAAAATTTTCGCCCGCCTTATCCTCGACGAAATTTGCTGTTTGCGGTCGGACCCTATGTAACGTATGGGCATAAAGGAATCATCCCGATTTAAAACTTAGGTTAATGCAGACGTTCATGATACCTGAAAACCTAAGCCTTTGGCAATGGTCGGTTCTTGCGGACAGCTGGGATCAGTGGATCAATTTTGTTATAAACAGATCAGCCACCTCTATGAGGATCAGAATGATGATTATCCACTCCAGCTGAGAACTGTGGCTGTGCTGTGAAAGGTCTTTAAACAGCTCCAAATTCTCCTGGACAATGCTTAGATTCTCCTGAATGTAACGGTAACGCAGTGTGATATCAAGTTCACGGGTCAGAGCGGTATTCAGCTCGTCAAGGCTTTGCTCCTCCCACATGAGCTGAGGGGTGTCAAAAATATAGAGGTTGCGGGCAATTTGATTTTTTAAATTCAGCGCTTTTCCTATAAACTGGATCAGTTGCCGCCCTTTCAGATCAACGCTTCCTTTTGTCTCCAGCTGGGTAGTGTAAACCCTGGTCTCCTCTAAAAGGTCTTCAGACTGTGAACTGTAATAGCCGATGGCAATGGACTGGGCGATGGAGAACATGATCGTGTAGACCTTATCCACCTCGTATGAAGTTAAAACAACTTTATTGAAAAGGACTTTGCGCTGTTTCTTGCTGTCGATTTCAATGGTATATTTTTCACTCTCAAAGTCCGATGTGGATTCAAGCTCTAAAATATCGCGGATGGATTTCAGGATAAGGGTTTGTTCACCCTGGTCAACATCGACAAAAACCACACTGCCGTAATTGGCAATAAAGATATAACCGCCGTCCTCGGTCACATAAAAAAGTTCGGTCGGCTCTTCCCTGACCAATTTAAAAAGCAGAGATTTTTTTATAACGTCTATATTGATATTGCTATTGACATGCAGCCCATAAACTAATTTTTCCACCATGCCCTCCAATTAAAGAAGATCATAACATACTGAAACAGAATTAAAAAAGAAACTGATATTTCCATGATTTTTTGCCCATTGCCGGTTCATGGGGGTTTATCGTATCCAAGTACCTTGGCGAATCCCTCTTTATCCCGGCAATGGATCCTGAGCTGCAAAAAATTGCCGCCGCCGCCACCAAGGGAAAAGAGACCACCCTGGATAAGGCCCAAGCCCTCTATGACTGGGTGGTTGAAAATACATTCCGTGATCCTGCCGTCAAAGGCTGCGGCTTAGGAAGCCCCACCAGAACACTGCAGCAGTGCAAGGGCGGCGGCAAATGCGCGGATCTGTCCGCCGTATTTGTCACCTTGCTGCGCGCCGCCAATATCCCTGCCCGGGACGTGTACGGCCTGCGCCTGGGATCTCCCCAAGACGGCGATGTCACTTCAGGATTCCACTGCTGGGCTGAATTTTACCTGCCCGGTACCGGATGGGTCATGGCTGATCCGGCGGATGTCAGAAAAATGATGCTGGTGCACAAGCTTGAGCTCAAAGACGCGGCCACCGATGACTGGCGCAAATTTTTCTGGGGTGGAGATGACCTGTTCCGCCTGGTATTGGAGAAAAACTCCAGGGGCGTTAATCTGAACGGTGCAGACGGCCCCATTCCCTATTTCATGTATCCGGCGGCCCTGGTGGACGGCAAAATGCTCGACTACTTTGACGCCAAAACCTTCAGCTACAACGTAAACTTTAAAGCAGACCAGATGTAAAACCCGTTACACGTTCAAGGCCGGTGGGGAGACATACCCCACCGGCCTTTTTATTACCTGATGTATTGATAGGGATATAAGAAATTTACCATGGAAAACAGACGACAATTTATTAAAAACGGGCTGATATTCTGCCTGGGGACCGGCGCAGCTGTGGTGGCCACAGACCGGGCTCACGCCTTCTCCTCCCGTGACACCGGAAAATGGGGCATGATCATTGACACGGCCCGCTGTTCGGGCTGCCAATCCTGTATGGTGGCCTGCAAACTGCAGAACCATACCGTCGAAGGCCGTTTCAACACCCGGATTACGGACCGGGAAACCGGAACCTTTCCCAATACCGCCCTGCATTTTCAAGCAGATATCTGCCGGCACTGCAATCCTGCGCCCTGTGTTGATGCCTGCCCCACAGGAGCGGCCTTTATCCACCCCTCAGGCATTGTGCTCACGGACTGGCAAAAATGCGACGGCAACGGTGCCTGTATAGATGCCTGCCCCTATGATGCCCGGTTTCATGACCCACGATTCAACAATAAAACCGACAAGTGCGATCTGTGCCTGGACCGCATTAACCAGGGCCTTGTGCCCGCCTGCGTGGAAAACTGCCCGTCCAACGCCCGGATTTTCGGACGTCTGGACAAGCCCGAAGGCGAATTTGCCGACTACCTTTCCGCACTGTCCGAATCAGAGTGTACCCAAAGCGCCGTCCATGTGATCAAGTCCGGCAAAGGAGGTTTAAATGACTAAAAAAACCGATGCCCCCAAAGGCATGACCCGCCGGCAGGCGATCAAAACAGGCGGGGCTGCGGCTGCGGCCGGGATCATTGCCGCGTCAAAGCATGCCGATGCCGACGATGCCAAACCTGCCTTTGTAAATCCAAGAGAACTTGAACAGGCCGCAGACACCCGGATGTCCGAAGAGACAAAAACCGTTCACTCGGTCTGCCTTGCCTGCAATGCCAGGTGCGGGGTGCGCGGAGTGGTCAAGGACGGAAAGCTGATCAATATTTCAGGCAATCCCTATCACCCCTACAATATGCAGTTTTCTCCCATTGATTACGACACCCCGGTGAAAGAGGCCATGCTTCACAAAAGCCCTGTGTGCGGCAAGGCCCTGGATACCCCCCAGCATATGACAAGCCCCTACCGCCTCAAACGGCCCCTCAAGCGATCCGGCCCCAGGGGGTCCGGGAAGTTCGAACCCATTGAATGGCAGGATCTGATCCGGGAAGTCAGCCGGGGCGGCAAACTGTTTGCCCATTTAGGCGAAGACCGTATGGTGCCGGGGCTCAACCAGGTGCTCTCCGATGAGCCCATTGATCCGAACGACCCCTATCTTGGCAGCAAGCGCAACGGGTTTGTGTTTCTCACCGGCCGCCTGCAAAGCGGACGCAAAGAATTCATTGACCGGTTTGTCAAAGCATCGGTGGGCTCAAAAAATCGTATCGGCCACACCGACATCTGCGGTCTGGGTTTCCGCATGGGCAATTTTGCCTTGAGCGGCGGCAGCCAGGTGGAACTCAAAGCAGACCCCAAAAGCGCCGACTACATCCTGGTGTTCGGTGCCAATATTTACGAAGCCCTTCAGCCCGGTGTCAACACCTATGGGGCCATCGTATCCCGGCGCCAGGCCGACGGCACCCTCTCCTTTTCCATTGCCGACCCCAGGGCCACCCGGGCCGCGGCCCACGCCAAGGACTGGCTGCCGGTCAAGCCGGGAAAAGACGGGGCGCTGGCCATGGGCATCATCCGCTGGATGATGGAGAACAATGCCGTGGATACCAGATATTTAAGCCTGCCCAATGACGCACAGGTCAGCAAAAACGGATACGGGGTATTGTCCAATGCAAGTTTTCTGGTGATCTGCGATCCGTCCCACCCCGATGACGGCGCTTTTTTGCGCATGAAACATATTGATCCGGCGCTTGGGGACGAACGGGCAGAGGCGCATGTGGTGTTTGCTGAAAACGGTAATGTCCCGTTACCGGCAGATACCGTGGACAGGGCAGACATCAAAAAATCATGTACGGTAAAGGATTATTTCGGCAACGTTATCCATGTAAAAACCGCCTATGAACTGCTCTGGGAAGCGGCCATGTCCCATAGCCCCAGCCAGTACGCCGAGGCCTGCGGCATCAGTGAAGAACAGATTGCCACCACAGCCAAAGAGTTCTCCTCCCACGGCACCAAAGCGGCCGTCACCCAGTATCACGGGGCCGGCAACTATGTGAACGGCACCTATGCCGCCTATGCCGTTGCCGCATTGAACGTGCTGGTGGGCAGTGTGAACATGAAAGGCGGGTATCTTAAAGGCGGGGGTGGATGCGGCAAGCCCCTTTCCGGCCTGTTTGACCTCAAGTCCTTTGAAGGCAGCCATAAAAATGGTGGCGTGGCCATTTCACGGGAAAAGGCCCACTATGAGAAGACAGCTGAATTTGCCCGGAAAAAAGAGGCCACAGGATCGGGTTATCCGGCCCATCGCCCCTGGTTCAGCTTTACCAAAGGCGGGCTCAGCGTCGAGGCGTTGAGCGGCATTGACGCCCAGTACCCGTATCCGGCCAAGGTGCTGTTCACCTATCTTTACAATCCGGTTTACTCCATCCCGGGGGGATACCGGTTCAAGCAGACCCTGACCGATCCGAACAAGGTGCCCCTGCACCTGTCCATGGACATTGCCGTGAACGAGTCCAACATCTATGCCGACTATATTGTGCCGGATCTGACCTTTGCCGAAGGCCATTTCGGATGGCTGACACCCCATGCGCCCGGTCTCTCTTTTACCGGCATCAGAACGCCCATGGTTGAACCCTTGACCGAAAAAACGCCGGACGGCAGGCCCATCTGCACGGAGACCCTGCTCATTGACCTTGCCGTGGCATTAAATCTCCAGGGATTCGGCAAAAATGCCATCAAGGCGGCAGATGGCTCATACCACGATCTGTTCAGGGCCGAGGATTTTTATCTTCGCGCCTTTGCCAACATTGCCCATAACGCAGATCTTGCCCCGGCATCCAAAGCTGAAATGGATTACGTGGCATCGGCCTATCCGGTGGCCCGGCACCGGGGTATGCTCAGTCAGGAAGCCTGGCAGAAAGTGTGCACCATGCTGGCCCGGGGTGGAATTTTCAAACCCTATGATGCGATGTTCAAAGGAGAGGTTTTTACCAAGGGCCTGTCCCAGGCCCATCTGTACAATGAGAGCCTGGCAGGTGCCGTCAACGCCCTGACCGGTGAACGGTTTTCAGGATCTCCCGCATGGGTGGCCCCCAGGGATGCCGGCGGCCAGCTGCTGGACGACCTTGAAAGCAGTT
This window contains:
- a CDS encoding ATP-binding protein, encoding MIKYYIYSVAMYLLAGTIVCCAAAQETAGRRNQRILYLNSYNNGYAWSDNILEGIRQVLPKESQSLNFQMEYLDAKRYENEQMQTILFNYIKAKFARDRFDVIITSDNNALDFALKYRAGLFAGVPIVFCGINDYHPTMIAGQPAITGIAETVAFKENMDIIRRLHPNARKMVIIGSNSVTSRAIIREIRQTIEQEKIDFSFTFKTGFQLQALKNGTPDYLKNLSPDTLLYIVPGGSEGAGANLYSIQEIAAMICRATDRPVYSSWEFLMGTGIVGGKLASGQAQGKAAARLALRILDGEDPAHIPVKTAEGHAYIFDHNVLKRLGADMSLLPEGSQIINEPYDFYRLNRGIFWLIISGLFVLTSMVVLLAVSMVQKKKANLAMEKSKMQLQLILDNIPHLVFWQDMNLNLVDVNLSFLKFFKIQDKAEIINRDISSVPDLAHTAEESRQLGREVLETAAPFHARLLKIQRSDQEQVWLEINKVPLLDKKNRVAGVLSTAEDITKKINLEKQLAQAQKMEALGILSGGIAHDFNNILTSIINSTELAMDDVPEDSLTHNDLARVLSAGKRGAELVKQILTFSRPGHVRFRKLDLARVVKDAMALVETSLPGNIEVVKHMAQGKFMCRGDAIQIHQVVMNLCTNAFQALGGKSGRIEVKLDERLLTNPDPDSEDTFNLPPGHYVELTISDNGPGIDSEILDKVFDPFFSTKGKNIGTGLGLSMVHGIVQGHNGAISLTSKAYDLTRFTVLLPRMDQVDDEERPAENNVCLGQGTILFVEDDPEQRQSVPRIIEKLGYLVTVADSASQALALIRQNPSGFDLVITDYDMPKISGLELARQLARILPGLPVIMVSGRNVEFSRQESSNIKQFIVKPYDKGILSRGINEVLCPPARSH
- a CDS encoding RMD1 family protein translates to MVEKLVYGLHVNSNINIDVIKKSLLFKLVREEPTELFYVTEDGGYIFIANYGSVVFVDVDQGEQTLILKSIRDILELESTSDFESEKYTIEIDSKKQRKVLFNKVVLTSYEVDKVYTIMFSIAQSIAIGYYSSQSEDLLEETRVYTTQLETKGSVDLKGRQLIQFIGKALNLKNQIARNLYIFDTPQLMWEEQSLDELNTALTRELDITLRYRYIQENLSIVQENLELFKDLSQHSHSSQLEWIIIILILIEVADLFITKLIH
- a CDS encoding transglutaminase family protein → MPIAGSWGFIVSKYLGESLFIPAMDPELQKIAAAATKGKETTLDKAQALYDWVVENTFRDPAVKGCGLGSPTRTLQQCKGGGKCADLSAVFVTLLRAANIPARDVYGLRLGSPQDGDVTSGFHCWAEFYLPGTGWVMADPADVRKMMLVHKLELKDAATDDWRKFFWGGDDLFRLVLEKNSRGVNLNGADGPIPYFMYPAALVDGKMLDYFDAKTFSYNVNFKADQM
- a CDS encoding 4Fe-4S dicluster domain-containing protein; this encodes MENRRQFIKNGLIFCLGTGAAVVATDRAHAFSSRDTGKWGMIIDTARCSGCQSCMVACKLQNHTVEGRFNTRITDRETGTFPNTALHFQADICRHCNPAPCVDACPTGAAFIHPSGIVLTDWQKCDGNGACIDACPYDARFHDPRFNNKTDKCDLCLDRINQGLVPACVENCPSNARIFGRLDKPEGEFADYLSALSESECTQSAVHVIKSGKGGLND
- a CDS encoding molybdopterin-dependent oxidoreductase, encoding MTKKTDAPKGMTRRQAIKTGGAAAAAGIIAASKHADADDAKPAFVNPRELEQAADTRMSEETKTVHSVCLACNARCGVRGVVKDGKLINISGNPYHPYNMQFSPIDYDTPVKEAMLHKSPVCGKALDTPQHMTSPYRLKRPLKRSGPRGSGKFEPIEWQDLIREVSRGGKLFAHLGEDRMVPGLNQVLSDEPIDPNDPYLGSKRNGFVFLTGRLQSGRKEFIDRFVKASVGSKNRIGHTDICGLGFRMGNFALSGGSQVELKADPKSADYILVFGANIYEALQPGVNTYGAIVSRRQADGTLSFSIADPRATRAAAHAKDWLPVKPGKDGALAMGIIRWMMENNAVDTRYLSLPNDAQVSKNGYGVLSNASFLVICDPSHPDDGAFLRMKHIDPALGDERAEAHVVFAENGNVPLPADTVDRADIKKSCTVKDYFGNVIHVKTAYELLWEAAMSHSPSQYAEACGISEEQIATTAKEFSSHGTKAAVTQYHGAGNYVNGTYAAYAVAALNVLVGSVNMKGGYLKGGGGCGKPLSGLFDLKSFEGSHKNGGVAISREKAHYEKTAEFARKKEATGSGYPAHRPWFSFTKGGLSVEALSGIDAQYPYPAKVLFTYLYNPVYSIPGGYRFKQTLTDPNKVPLHLSMDIAVNESNIYADYIVPDLTFAEGHFGWLTPHAPGLSFTGIRTPMVEPLTEKTPDGRPICTETLLIDLAVALNLQGFGKNAIKAADGSYHDLFRAEDFYLRAFANIAHNADLAPASKAEMDYVASAYPVARHRGMLSQEAWQKVCTMLARGGIFKPYDAMFKGEVFTKGLSQAHLYNESLAGAVNALTGERFSGSPAWVAPRDAGGQLLDDLESSFPFSIVTYKNRLHTQSRSLWSALAMEIENSNQVEMNTQDADKLGLADGDEVIVSSRSNPEGIRGKVRRTGLVRPGCIAVSFHFGHTQFGATALTVKNGDAAFLGGKDVMKNNMLIANQKFAAGLNFNDVALLDPKLNQTPMVDLVGGIPDFSSTRVKVIKA